The following are encoded in a window of Kitasatospora sp. NBC_01250 genomic DNA:
- a CDS encoding right-handed parallel beta-helix repeat-containing protein, translating to MQTLSAKRPLSCSTVRAAALRWLPVLAVSVALTATGCSSAGPRHPAGTVLRVPQDFHTVQQAVDVAREGDTVLIGPGVYRESVHVTRPRVVLRGTDRNTVVFDGGVRLVNGITVTGAGSVVENVTVHGYLANGVLFTGVTDQQLQQRGAGGSAYNPLDTARFPAVQGFRATRVTAYDNGLYGIYAFDAHGGVIEDSYASGQADSGIYVGQCRPCDTLVRGNTMERNAVGIELTNASEGLSVLGNRVAGNRVGVTVNSNDLEALAPQHGAVIAGNVVADNNAADTPEQADGAFGIGIGIGGGTGNRVQRNLVQGNQAVGVVVTDPPGHPASGNSIEDNHVTGNGTDLALAAAAPDNCFSGNQPATQSPDGLEGLAGCGAGARGALPAGRTTPVQAPPGVPFSQVPAPPAQPTMPDPTAAAAPATGLPGAVDPDAYPLPTDATAVPGGH from the coding sequence ATGCAAACCCTGTCTGCGAAGCGTCCGTTGAGCTGTTCGACGGTGCGGGCGGCGGCGCTGCGGTGGCTGCCGGTGCTGGCCGTCTCGGTCGCGCTGACGGCCACCGGGTGCTCCTCGGCGGGGCCGCGGCATCCGGCCGGCACCGTGCTGCGGGTGCCGCAGGACTTCCACACGGTGCAGCAGGCGGTGGACGTCGCTCGCGAGGGCGACACGGTGCTGATCGGCCCCGGTGTGTACCGGGAGAGCGTGCACGTCACCAGGCCCCGCGTGGTGCTGCGCGGAACGGACCGCAACACGGTGGTGTTCGACGGCGGCGTGCGCCTGGTCAACGGCATCACCGTGACCGGTGCCGGCTCGGTGGTGGAGAACGTCACCGTGCACGGCTACCTCGCCAACGGCGTGCTCTTCACCGGCGTCACCGACCAGCAGCTGCAGCAGCGCGGCGCCGGCGGTTCGGCGTACAACCCGCTGGACACCGCCCGCTTCCCGGCGGTCCAGGGCTTCCGGGCGACCCGGGTGACGGCCTACGACAACGGCCTCTACGGCATCTACGCCTTCGACGCACACGGCGGCGTGATCGAGGACTCCTACGCCTCCGGGCAGGCCGACTCCGGCATCTACGTCGGCCAGTGCCGGCCCTGCGACACCCTGGTGCGCGGCAACACCATGGAGCGCAACGCGGTCGGCATCGAACTGACCAACGCCTCGGAGGGCTTGTCGGTGCTGGGCAACCGGGTCGCCGGCAACCGGGTCGGCGTCACCGTCAACTCCAACGACCTGGAGGCCCTGGCCCCGCAGCACGGCGCGGTGATCGCGGGCAACGTGGTCGCCGACAACAACGCCGCCGACACCCCCGAGCAGGCGGACGGCGCCTTCGGCATCGGGATCGGCATCGGCGGCGGCACCGGGAACCGCGTGCAGCGCAACCTGGTCCAGGGCAACCAGGCGGTCGGCGTGGTCGTCACCGACCCGCCGGGGCACCCGGCGAGCGGCAACAGCATCGAGGACAACCACGTCACCGGCAACGGCACGGACCTCGCCCTGGCCGCGGCCGCCCCCGACAACTGCTTCAGCGGCAACCAGCCCGCCACCCAGAGCCCGGACGGCCTGGAGGGCCTCGCCGGCTGCGGCGCCGGCGCGCGGGGCGCGCTGCCCGCCGGGCGGACGACGCCGGTGCAGGCGCCGCCGGGCGTTCCGTTCAGCCAGGTGCCGGCCCCGCCCGCCCAGCCGACCATGCCCGACCCGACGGCCGCGGCGGCCCCGGCCACCGGCCTGCCGGGGGCCGTCGATCCGGACGCCTACCCGCTCCCGACGGACGCCACCGCCGTGCCCGGCGGGCACTGA
- a CDS encoding protein kinase domain-containing protein, protein MAQTHEPGDGEGEFTPAPGAGPGPEHERDYPYERGASDEKPSDYDPEQTTVGRPQSQPYGGPSTPGRGIAAALGTLGDGRYRLTHRLGRGGMAEVLAAQDVRLGRQVAVKLLRPELAQDEVSRLRFTREAHSVASLNHHSIVAVYDTGEELVGGESTPYIVMELVEGKTVRELLVDEEAPPVDQALIIIAGVLEALDYSHRHGIVHRDIKPANVIITTAGAVKVMDFGIARALDGAASTMTQTGMVMGTPQYLSPEQALGKPVDHRSDLYAAGCMLYELLTLRPPFTGDTPLSVVYQHVQDAPVPPSQANNRVPWQLDELVLRSLAKNPDERFQSADEFRAHVQHALREMHGAGGYPTAQLGGFGQSGYDGTPGQGTAVTAVFGAAGAGRPADQTAVLPYGATAGGYQTPATPYGGAGGGGNGGSGDGYGGGYEEQPRPGGRRKALAWVAGVVLVLAAGVGIAVASTGGGGGGGGGSVVNPVAPSNAASPSDSPSDSPSTLSPSPTPSLSPSRSRTPYQPPTEPSQPSYQPSYRPPRSSAPVTGQPSGGSTVTGQPSGGSTVTGQPSGGSTVTGQPSGGSTGTGQPTGSTGGGTGGGTGGGTGGGTGGGTGGSGSTPVSPPAGVIGGSTGGHASAPASPN, encoded by the coding sequence ATGGCACAGACGCACGAGCCGGGCGACGGCGAGGGTGAGTTCACCCCTGCCCCCGGCGCCGGTCCCGGTCCCGAGCACGAGCGCGACTACCCCTACGAGCGGGGCGCGTCGGACGAGAAGCCGTCCGACTACGACCCCGAGCAGACCACGGTCGGCCGCCCCCAGAGCCAGCCGTACGGCGGTCCGAGCACCCCGGGCCGCGGCATCGCCGCCGCGCTCGGCACCCTCGGCGACGGCCGCTACCGGCTGACCCACCGGCTGGGCCGCGGCGGCATGGCCGAGGTGCTGGCCGCCCAGGACGTGCGGCTGGGCCGCCAGGTCGCGGTCAAGCTGCTCCGTCCCGAGCTGGCCCAGGACGAGGTGTCCCGGCTGCGGTTCACCCGTGAGGCGCACTCGGTGGCCTCGCTCAACCACCACTCGATCGTCGCGGTCTACGACACCGGCGAGGAGCTGGTGGGCGGGGAGTCCACCCCGTACATCGTGATGGAGCTGGTGGAGGGCAAGACCGTCCGCGAGCTGCTGGTGGACGAGGAGGCGCCGCCGGTCGACCAGGCGCTGATCATCATCGCCGGGGTGCTGGAGGCGCTGGACTACAGCCACCGCCACGGCATCGTGCACCGGGACATCAAGCCCGCGAACGTGATCATCACGACCGCCGGCGCGGTCAAGGTGATGGACTTCGGCATCGCCCGCGCGCTCGACGGCGCGGCCAGCACCATGACCCAGACCGGCATGGTGATGGGCACCCCGCAGTACCTCTCGCCCGAGCAGGCGCTGGGCAAGCCGGTGGACCACCGCTCCGACCTGTACGCGGCCGGCTGCATGCTCTACGAGCTGCTGACGCTGCGCCCGCCGTTCACCGGCGACACCCCGCTCTCGGTGGTCTACCAGCACGTCCAGGACGCGCCGGTGCCGCCCTCGCAGGCCAACAACCGGGTGCCGTGGCAGCTGGACGAGCTGGTGCTGCGCTCGCTGGCGAAGAACCCGGACGAGCGGTTCCAGAGCGCGGACGAGTTCCGCGCCCACGTCCAGCACGCGCTGCGCGAGATGCACGGCGCGGGCGGCTACCCCACCGCGCAGCTCGGCGGCTTCGGGCAGTCGGGCTACGACGGCACGCCGGGCCAGGGGACCGCCGTCACGGCGGTCTTCGGGGCCGCCGGCGCCGGCCGGCCCGCCGACCAGACCGCCGTGCTGCCCTACGGCGCCACGGCGGGCGGCTACCAGACCCCGGCCACGCCGTACGGCGGCGCGGGCGGTGGCGGCAACGGCGGCAGTGGTGACGGCTACGGCGGCGGCTACGAGGAGCAGCCGCGTCCCGGCGGCCGGCGCAAGGCGCTGGCCTGGGTGGCCGGTGTGGTGCTGGTGCTGGCGGCCGGGGTCGGCATCGCGGTGGCGTCCACCGGCGGCGGTGGCGGTGGCGGCGGGGGCAGCGTCGTGAACCCGGTGGCGCCCAGCAACGCGGCCTCGCCGTCCGACTCGCCGTCCGACTCGCCGAGCACGCTCAGCCCGAGCCCCACGCCGAGCCTGAGCCCGAGCCGCTCCCGCACGCCGTACCAGCCGCCCACCGAGCCGTCGCAGCCGAGCTACCAGCCGAGCTACCGGCCGCCGCGCTCGAGCGCGCCGGTCACCGGGCAGCCGTCCGGGGGCAGCACGGTCACCGGGCAGCCGTCCGGGGGCAGCACGGTCACCGGGCAGCCGTCCGGCGGGAGCACGGTCACCGGTCAGCCGTCCGGCGGGAGCACGGGCACCGGGCAGCCGACCGGCAGCACCGGTGGTGGCACGGGTGGGGGTACCGGCGGTGGCACGGGCGGCGGCACCGGCGGTGGTACCGGTGGCAGTGGCAGCACGCCGGTCTCGCCGCCGGCGGGTGTCATCGGCGGCAGCACCGGCGGGCACGCGAGCGCGCCGGCCTCCCCGAACTGA
- a CDS encoding bacterial proteasome activator family protein has product MAIGGAPGAQGRVFGRTGEDGEHRELPVTEMVEQPAKVMRIGSMIKQLLEEVRAAPLDEASRARLKDIHASSIKELELGLAPELVEELERLSLPFTEDTIPTEAELRIAQAQLVGWLEGLFHGIQTALFAQQMAARAQLEQMRRALPPGSVPPDQEFEDPGEGRGMRSGPYL; this is encoded by the coding sequence ATGGCGATCGGCGGCGCGCCCGGCGCCCAGGGCCGGGTCTTCGGCCGCACCGGCGAGGACGGGGAGCACCGCGAGCTGCCGGTGACCGAGATGGTCGAGCAGCCCGCCAAGGTGATGCGGATCGGCAGCATGATCAAGCAGCTGCTGGAGGAGGTCCGCGCGGCTCCCCTCGACGAGGCCAGCCGGGCCCGCTTGAAGGACATCCACGCCAGCTCGATCAAGGAGCTGGAACTCGGGCTGGCGCCGGAGCTGGTGGAGGAGCTGGAGCGGCTCTCGCTGCCGTTCACCGAGGACACCATCCCCACCGAGGCCGAGCTGCGGATCGCCCAGGCCCAGCTCGTCGGCTGGCTGGAGGGGCTCTTCCACGGGATCCAGACCGCGCTCTTCGCCCAGCAGATGGCCGCCCGGGCCCAGCTGGAGCAGATGCGCCGCGCGCTGCCGCCGGGCAGCGTGCCGCCGGACCAGGAGTTCGAGGACCCGGGCGAGGGGCGCGGCATGCGCTCGGGCCCCTACCTGTAG
- a CDS encoding SdrD B-like domain-containing protein produces MGSVAALLLGIGSCSLAAAPTASSQTGDGSVTVRVIRAVDTSGVWTPALEPGIAGVKVTLTDDAGTDVEGVTAADGTVTLAPGASKATGGTYRVQVVNPQPGVLFPAFASRQGLDGAPTQLSSNEEFVDLSGGKNVAYTTGLWNPGDYCQKNAPLVATCQPANTEGGAERTLVSFPYSARGQEGPGGDGTTATTLATNADTGTVYGLAWDKADQRLFSSAVAKRGTAYGPGGAGALYVTDPARKRTTLFATVPDAGSTVHGPGTDDAFLNVPGKESLGGIKITDDGKDLFVVNLNDRKLYRYDATGATASAPKAVYPIPDPGCPADGDWRPFGLGLQDGTGYLGGVCSGQSTDRLTDVRAVVMPFDLTTGAFGKPVLDQPLDYPRASTVGSGPCDGAGWFPWTSTYPTTQNGKACGTATMANPEPELGEILFETDGSMLLAFRDRFADREPGAPAPGSVFNVMSGGDLDKACLANGTYVMDTDKGCGETVRGARFFDTAWAAVGHHNTAFAGMALSKVESTIAVSSFDPDHTPVGYGTSFLERADGSQDPKFGLRLTPKGTSAPFGKGASMGDLEVLCDQAPLQIGNRVWYDPERSGLQEPGQRPVVGVTVHLYDGSGKLVGTTTTTSRGEYYFDDSDVTGGLKPRTDYTIRLDNPADYAKGGPLYQWVPTAADVGDNHFIDSKGIVPAGAKFPQTSLTTGGPGENNHTYDFGFRQQEGVLRVLKHDQDGKPLAGAQFQLWEETNGSGGLQTTGAKPDTKVGGSCTTGADGVCQGSGLPGTYYWQEVGPPPGYAVPDVTVFGPLVLTSDNLDAGVSVTAVNQLLPTPTPSPTPTPTPTPTPTPTPTPSPSPSPSPSPAPSSPSPTPAPVVPVPSTPAAAPPAGSPPGSRLAFTGMSGLVPMALAGGAVLTVVGAAMLVLLRRRRTQHQ; encoded by the coding sequence GTGGGCAGTGTCGCGGCGCTGCTGCTGGGGATCGGCAGCTGCTCGCTGGCGGCGGCACCGACGGCGTCCTCGCAGACTGGGGACGGGTCGGTGACGGTCCGGGTGATCCGGGCCGTCGACACCAGCGGGGTGTGGACCCCCGCACTGGAGCCGGGTATCGCGGGCGTCAAGGTGACCCTCACCGACGACGCCGGGACGGACGTCGAAGGGGTCACCGCGGCCGACGGCACGGTCACGCTGGCCCCGGGCGCGAGCAAGGCCACCGGCGGCACGTACCGCGTGCAGGTGGTGAATCCGCAACCGGGCGTGCTCTTCCCGGCCTTCGCCTCGCGCCAGGGGCTGGACGGCGCGCCCACACAGCTGAGCAGCAACGAGGAGTTCGTCGACCTCTCCGGCGGCAAGAACGTCGCGTACACCACCGGGCTGTGGAACCCGGGCGACTACTGCCAGAAGAACGCTCCGCTGGTGGCGACCTGCCAGCCCGCCAACACCGAGGGCGGTGCCGAGCGCACGCTGGTCTCCTTCCCGTACAGCGCGCGCGGCCAGGAGGGCCCCGGCGGCGACGGCACCACCGCGACGACCCTGGCCACCAACGCCGACACCGGCACGGTGTACGGCCTGGCCTGGGACAAGGCCGACCAGCGGCTCTTCTCCTCGGCGGTGGCCAAGCGCGGCACCGCCTACGGCCCCGGCGGCGCGGGCGCGCTCTACGTCACCGACCCCGCGCGGAAGAGGACGACGCTCTTCGCCACCGTGCCGGACGCGGGCAGCACCGTGCACGGGCCGGGGACGGACGACGCCTTCCTCAACGTGCCCGGCAAGGAGAGCCTGGGCGGGATCAAGATCACCGATGACGGCAAGGACCTCTTCGTCGTCAACCTCAACGACCGCAAGCTGTACCGCTACGACGCCACCGGGGCGACGGCCTCGGCGCCGAAGGCCGTCTACCCGATCCCGGACCCGGGCTGCCCGGCGGACGGGGACTGGCGGCCGTTCGGTCTCGGTCTGCAGGACGGGACCGGCTACCTCGGCGGCGTCTGCTCCGGCCAGTCCACGGACAGGCTCACGGACGTGCGCGCCGTGGTCATGCCGTTCGACCTCACCACCGGGGCGTTCGGCAAGCCGGTGCTGGACCAGCCGCTGGACTACCCGCGCGCCTCGACGGTCGGTTCGGGTCCGTGCGACGGGGCGGGATGGTTCCCGTGGACCAGCACATACCCGACCACGCAGAACGGCAAGGCGTGCGGCACCGCCACCATGGCCAACCCCGAACCGGAGTTGGGCGAGATCCTCTTCGAGACCGACGGCTCGATGCTGCTCGCCTTCCGCGACCGCTTCGCCGACCGCGAGCCGGGAGCCCCCGCACCGGGCTCCGTCTTCAACGTCATGTCCGGCGGTGACCTGGACAAGGCCTGCCTGGCGAACGGCACGTACGTGATGGACACCGACAAGGGCTGCGGCGAGACCGTGCGCGGTGCCCGGTTCTTCGACACCGCCTGGGCCGCGGTGGGTCACCACAACACGGCGTTCGCCGGCATGGCGCTCTCCAAGGTCGAGAGCACCATCGCGGTCTCCTCCTTCGACCCCGACCACACCCCGGTCGGCTACGGCACCTCGTTCCTGGAGCGCGCGGACGGCTCGCAGGACCCGAAGTTCGGCCTGCGGCTGACCCCGAAGGGGACCAGCGCCCCGTTCGGCAAGGGCGCCTCGATGGGCGACCTCGAGGTGCTCTGCGACCAGGCGCCGCTGCAGATCGGCAACCGGGTCTGGTACGACCCCGAGCGCTCGGGCCTCCAGGAACCGGGCCAGCGCCCGGTGGTGGGCGTGACCGTCCACCTGTACGACGGGTCGGGGAAGCTGGTCGGGACCACGACGACGACCTCGCGCGGTGAGTACTACTTCGACGACTCGGACGTCACCGGCGGCCTCAAGCCGAGGACCGACTACACCATCCGCCTCGACAACCCGGCCGACTACGCCAAGGGCGGCCCGCTCTACCAGTGGGTGCCCACCGCCGCGGACGTCGGGGACAACCACTTCATCGACTCCAAGGGCATCGTGCCGGCCGGCGCGAAGTTCCCGCAGACCTCGCTGACCACCGGCGGGCCGGGCGAGAACAACCACACCTACGACTTCGGCTTCCGGCAGCAGGAGGGCGTGCTGCGGGTGCTCAAGCACGACCAGGACGGCAAGCCGCTGGCCGGGGCGCAGTTCCAGCTGTGGGAGGAGACGAACGGCTCCGGCGGCCTGCAGACCACCGGGGCGAAACCGGACACCAAGGTCGGCGGGAGCTGCACCACCGGGGCCGACGGCGTCTGCCAGGGCAGCGGGTTGCCGGGGACGTACTACTGGCAGGAGGTCGGTCCGCCGCCCGGGTACGCCGTGCCGGACGTGACGGTGTTCGGGCCGTTGGTGCTGACCTCCGACAACCTCGACGCCGGGGTCTCGGTGACGGCCGTCAACCAGCTGCTGCCCACCCCGACGCCGAGCCCGACGCCGACGCCGACGCCGACGCCGACGCCGACGCCGACGCCGACGCCGAGCCCGTCGCCGTCGCCGAGCCCGTCGCCCGCGCCGTCGAGCCCGTCGCCGACGCCGGCACCGGTGGTGCCGGTGCCGAGCACACCGGCCGCAGCACCGCCGGCGGGCTCCCCGCCCGGCTCGCGCCTGGCGTTCACCGGCATGAGCGGGCTGGTGCCGATGGCGCTGGCCGGCGGTGCCGTGCTCACCGTCGTCGGCGCGGCGATGCTCGTGCTGCTGCGCAGGCGAAGGACACAGCACCAGTAG
- a CDS encoding Dyp-type peroxidase — translation MPTESGNAQDPAAPAATGPVRRRALLAAGALLAAGLGAAGDELARDERRSGRPGALPAEAAIAFHGARQAGVTAPAQPATQLLALDLPQTSPAADRQTLRAVLGALTSTLSDTAGDAPSDPRLQGGGASRLTSLVGVGPALATRLGLNVPAALAELPPFPGDRLDPARGGGDLLVQLCAADRWTLTVVAELVGTAAHAAGAVPRWTQSGFLPVTAPGTTARNLFGFKDGTANPDAAADESWVWGPPGVHLNGTVLVYRRIRMDVAGFAALPGNQRDLVIGRRARDGVPLTGTAEHDDPDIYAKNPDGSYVIPATAHVRLTSPRLDGGARMLRRSYSYDDGPADRGLLFCAFMRDPAQFSRVQNRLAGRDALTPFLEHQASAVAYVLPGAAPGGSLGDQLWT, via the coding sequence ATGCCCACCGAATCGGGAAATGCGCAGGATCCGGCCGCACCCGCCGCGACCGGGCCGGTACGACGCCGGGCGCTGCTCGCCGCCGGAGCCCTGCTCGCCGCCGGGCTCGGTGCGGCAGGCGACGAACTGGCCCGCGACGAACGGAGATCCGGGCGCCCCGGCGCCCTGCCGGCCGAGGCCGCGATCGCGTTCCACGGCGCCCGGCAGGCGGGGGTGACGGCTCCCGCGCAGCCGGCCACCCAGCTGCTCGCGCTCGACCTCCCGCAGACCTCCCCGGCCGCCGACCGGCAGACCCTGCGCGCCGTGCTCGGCGCGCTGACAAGCACCCTGTCCGACACGGCCGGTGACGCACCGTCGGACCCACGGCTGCAGGGCGGCGGCGCGAGCCGGCTCACCTCGCTGGTCGGCGTCGGTCCGGCTCTCGCCACCCGGCTCGGCCTCAACGTCCCTGCCGCACTGGCCGAGTTGCCGCCCTTCCCCGGTGATCGCCTCGACCCGGCCCGCGGCGGCGGCGACCTCCTCGTCCAGCTCTGCGCGGCCGACCGGTGGACCCTGACCGTCGTCGCCGAACTCGTGGGCACGGCCGCACACGCCGCCGGCGCCGTGCCCCGCTGGACGCAGTCCGGCTTCCTGCCGGTCACGGCCCCGGGCACCACTGCGCGCAACCTGTTCGGCTTCAAGGACGGCACCGCCAATCCGGACGCCGCGGCGGACGAGAGCTGGGTCTGGGGCCCGCCCGGGGTCCACCTGAACGGCACCGTCCTGGTCTACCGCAGGATCCGGATGGACGTCGCCGGCTTCGCGGCCCTGCCCGGGAACCAGCGCGACCTGGTGATCGGCCGCCGTGCCCGCGACGGCGTCCCGCTGACCGGCACCGCCGAGCACGACGACCCGGACATCTACGCCAAGAACCCCGACGGCTCCTACGTCATCCCCGCCACCGCCCACGTCCGCCTGACCAGCCCGCGGCTCGACGGCGGCGCCCGGATGCTCCGCCGCAGCTACAGCTACGACGACGGCCCGGCCGACCGCGGCCTGCTCTTCTGCGCCTTCATGCGCGACCCCGCCCAGTTCAGCCGGGTCCAGAACCGGCTGGCCGGCCGCGACGCCCTCACCCCCTTCCTGGAGCACCAGGCCTCGGCCGTCGCCTACGTCCTGCCCGGCGCCGCACCGGGCGGGAGCCTGGGCGACCAGCTCTGGACGTGA
- a CDS encoding N-acetyltransferase: protein MTWLPAEFVHPVHVPVLDGYHLRPIKAADTEIDYPAVMGSRERLWSVYGPAWGWPAATMTYEADRADLARHEAEIAAHQSFNYALLDTAETALLGCVYIDPPEKPGSDAEISWWVVDELVGGEIEAALDALVPSWIGADWPFAQPRCLGRDISWADWLALPGHD from the coding sequence ATGACCTGGCTGCCCGCGGAGTTCGTCCACCCTGTCCACGTGCCCGTCCTCGACGGCTACCACCTGCGCCCGATCAAGGCGGCCGACACCGAGATCGACTACCCGGCGGTGATGGGTTCGCGCGAGCGCCTCTGGTCCGTCTACGGGCCGGCCTGGGGCTGGCCGGCGGCCACCATGACCTACGAGGCGGACCGGGCCGACCTGGCCCGGCACGAGGCCGAGATCGCGGCCCACCAGTCCTTCAACTACGCGCTGCTGGACACCGCGGAGACCGCGCTGCTGGGCTGCGTCTACATCGATCCGCCCGAGAAGCCGGGCTCCGACGCCGAGATCTCCTGGTGGGTGGTGGACGAGCTGGTCGGCGGCGAGATCGAGGCGGCGCTGGACGCCCTCGTCCCGTCCTGGATCGGCGCCGACTGGCCGTTCGCGCAGCCGCGCTGCCTGGGGCGCGACATCTCCTGGGCGGACTGGCTGGCGCTGCCCGGCCACGACTGA
- a CDS encoding protein kinase domain-containing protein, giving the protein MSEDGSTGVDQSQGQLTSLGHGRYVLQRLLGEGGMASVHLAYDNVLGRNVAVKTLHTELGREQSFRERFRREAQAVARLQHPNIVAVHDTGEEVAPDGATTPYIVMEYVEGHSLRDVLNQAIAEHGAMPADQALKITSAVLAALDTSHDQGLVHRDIKPGNVMVNTKGEVKVMDFGIARAMQSGVTSMTQTGMVVGTPQYLSPEQALGKSVDARSDLYSVGCMLFELLTGQLPFDGDSPFSIAYKHVQEQPPAPSSLNRAVTPAVDALVARSLRKDPAHRFPTAQTMRDEVERVASGEKSGGASLAASPLVISEGPRATHASSSLTNFPPVGGDINTPGPQVHQPYQPQPVAGPYGPQTPPPAYGPGPSTPAPQPYQQPYQTPAPQAYRTPPAFPQQAPTPAPMPQAVPYAPPQPVRANNNGCSTALVVIGVIIGVIVLMVIIIAIVAKSSTDTSGQPAVPAQVSHLDRAAGPSQDLA; this is encoded by the coding sequence ATGAGCGAGGACGGCAGCACCGGAGTGGACCAGTCGCAGGGGCAGCTCACCTCGCTGGGCCACGGGCGGTATGTCCTGCAGCGGCTGCTGGGCGAGGGCGGTATGGCCTCGGTCCACCTGGCCTACGACAACGTGCTCGGCCGCAACGTCGCAGTGAAGACGCTGCACACCGAGCTGGGCCGGGAGCAGTCCTTCCGCGAGCGCTTCCGGCGCGAGGCGCAGGCCGTCGCCCGCCTCCAGCACCCCAACATCGTCGCGGTCCACGACACCGGCGAGGAGGTGGCACCGGACGGTGCCACCACCCCCTACATCGTCATGGAGTACGTCGAGGGCCACTCGCTGCGCGACGTGCTCAACCAGGCGATCGCCGAGCACGGCGCGATGCCCGCCGACCAGGCGCTGAAGATCACCAGCGCGGTGCTGGCCGCCCTGGACACCTCGCACGACCAGGGCCTGGTGCACCGCGACATCAAGCCCGGCAACGTCATGGTGAACACCAAGGGCGAGGTCAAGGTGATGGACTTCGGCATCGCCCGGGCCATGCAGTCGGGGGTGACCTCGATGACCCAGACCGGCATGGTGGTCGGCACCCCGCAGTACCTCTCGCCCGAGCAGGCGCTGGGCAAGAGCGTGGACGCCCGCTCCGACCTCTACTCGGTCGGCTGCATGCTCTTCGAACTGCTCACCGGCCAGCTCCCGTTCGACGGGGACTCGCCGTTCTCCATCGCCTACAAGCACGTGCAGGAGCAGCCGCCGGCCCCCTCCAGCCTGAACCGCGCGGTGACCCCGGCGGTGGACGCGCTGGTGGCCCGTTCGCTGCGCAAGGACCCCGCGCACCGCTTCCCCACCGCGCAGACCATGCGCGACGAGGTGGAGCGGGTGGCGAGCGGGGAGAAGAGCGGCGGCGCCTCGCTGGCCGCCTCCCCGCTGGTGATCAGCGAGGGGCCGCGGGCCACCCACGCCTCCAGCTCGCTGACCAACTTCCCGCCGGTCGGCGGGGACATCAACACCCCCGGCCCGCAGGTGCACCAGCCCTACCAGCCGCAGCCGGTGGCCGGCCCGTACGGGCCGCAGACCCCGCCGCCGGCCTATGGGCCCGGGCCGAGCACCCCGGCCCCGCAGCCCTACCAGCAGCCGTACCAGACCCCGGCGCCGCAGGCCTACCGGACGCCGCCGGCCTTCCCGCAGCAGGCGCCCACGCCCGCGCCGATGCCGCAGGCCGTCCCGTACGCGCCGCCGCAGCCGGTGCGGGCCAACAACAACGGCTGCTCGACGGCGCTGGTGGTGATCGGCGTGATCATCGGCGTGATCGTTCTGATGGTCATCATCATCGCGATCGTGGCCAAGAGCAGCACCGACACCAGTGGCCAGCCGGCGGTGCCCGCCCAGGTCAGCCACCTCGACCGGGCCGCCGGGCCGTCGCAGGACCTGGCGTAA